A portion of the Chryseobacterium tructae genome contains these proteins:
- the mobB gene encoding conjugal transfer protein MobB yields the protein MIAKIGKGENLWGALTYNQQKVDNENGTVLLTNKIPDLWDRPYSVKFFHQYFEPYLIANNKTEKPVRHISLNPDPNDKVDDKDYREMAQQYMQEMGYGNQPYVVFKHTDIDRTHIHIVTTCVQIDGKKISDRYDHPRSMEACRKLEKQYNLKVAGENRNLNQNSIFKPIDYTKGNIKTQLSSVIRHIPKTYGFQSMGAYNALLSQFNISCEEVSGELHGKMRKGIVYFATDKNGKKVSNPFKSSLFGKHAGVENIQVLSEKSKVKLKNDPSKHILKRTVETALSTSKSEASFKSQLLEQGIATIIRKNNQGRIYGITFIDHNSKLVWNGSQLDKELAANSFNKLWNELETKTETNSYSHSKDDLSFEKSSEYFFTPHISEIFDGFFSGLLLPDTNMDQEEQIFKAQMKKKQRKRRKK from the coding sequence ATGATCGCAAAAATTGGAAAAGGTGAAAATCTTTGGGGTGCGCTTACCTACAATCAGCAAAAAGTAGACAACGAAAATGGAACGGTTTTACTCACTAATAAGATTCCCGATTTGTGGGATCGACCTTATTCGGTTAAATTTTTTCATCAGTATTTTGAACCCTACTTGATTGCCAATAACAAAACTGAAAAACCGGTAAGACATATTTCCCTTAATCCTGACCCTAACGATAAGGTTGATGACAAAGATTATAGAGAAATGGCTCAGCAATATATGCAGGAAATGGGCTATGGCAACCAACCCTATGTCGTTTTTAAACATACGGATATTGACAGAACTCACATTCATATCGTCACCACCTGTGTACAGATCGATGGGAAGAAAATATCAGATCGCTATGATCACCCGCGATCAATGGAAGCCTGCAGAAAACTTGAAAAACAATACAACCTGAAAGTCGCTGGTGAGAATAGAAATTTAAATCAAAACTCTATTTTTAAACCTATAGATTATACTAAGGGGAATATCAAAACACAATTATCATCCGTAATAAGGCATATCCCTAAAACCTATGGCTTTCAAAGTATGGGTGCTTATAACGCTTTACTCTCTCAATTTAATATTTCCTGTGAAGAGGTTAGCGGAGAACTGCATGGAAAGATGAGAAAGGGAATCGTCTATTTTGCTACGGATAAAAATGGAAAAAAAGTAAGTAATCCTTTTAAATCATCCCTTTTTGGTAAGCATGCAGGAGTAGAAAATATTCAGGTGCTCAGTGAGAAATCTAAAGTGAAATTAAAAAATGATCCTTCAAAACATATTCTTAAAAGAACGGTAGAAACTGCCCTCAGCACGAGTAAATCAGAAGCTTCTTTTAAGTCCCAACTATTGGAACAGGGAATTGCTACGATTATTAGAAAAAATAATCAGGGAAGAATATATGGAATTACATTCATAGACCATAACTCCAAATTAGTGTGGAACGGCTCACAGTTAGATAAAGAGCTCGCAGCCAATTCCTTTAATAAACTGTGGAATGAGTTAGAAACAAAAACAGAAACCAATTCATATAGTCATTCTAAAGATGATTTATCATTTGAAAAATCATCGGAATATTTTTTTACTCCTCACATTTCCGAAATATTTGACGGATTCTTTTCCGGCTTATTGTTGCCAGATACAAATATGGATCAGGAGGAACAAATTTTCAAAGCTCAAATGAAAAAGAAACAACGGAAGAGAAGAAAAAAATAA
- a CDS encoding DMT family transporter: MKKSYLLLHLSVVLLGFSGIFGKLVTLNEGLITFYRVLFSSIILFFIVRVYKVNMKISLSEKLKIGRVGLLITVSWLLFYASIKYSNISIGVVCYCMASFFKAIFDPLVNRRKIKISELLLSGLTILGISLIFHFDSSYKIGIILGVISPAFASLYTICNQKLVRTYDSKLINYYQMISGTVVLGLLLPIYLHYFPEKSVIPSFKNTIYLFLLAGFCTVFIYITFTEILKKLSAFTVNLSLNLEPLYAIIIAFIFFNEGREVNLSFYIGLFFVMLSVVIQTVISLKRSK; this comes from the coding sequence ATGAAAAAATCATATTTGCTACTACACCTTTCTGTAGTACTATTAGGCTTTTCCGGTATCTTCGGAAAATTGGTAACTTTAAATGAAGGATTAATAACCTTTTACCGGGTATTATTTTCTTCTATTATTTTATTCTTTATTGTCAGGGTCTATAAAGTAAACATGAAAATCTCCCTATCTGAAAAACTGAAAATTGGAAGGGTAGGTCTTCTGATAACAGTTTCCTGGCTCTTGTTTTATGCAAGTATTAAATATTCCAATATATCTATTGGCGTCGTATGTTACTGCATGGCTAGTTTTTTTAAAGCTATATTTGATCCCTTAGTTAACCGTCGGAAAATAAAAATTTCCGAGCTCCTGTTGAGTGGTCTGACTATTTTAGGGATTAGTTTAATTTTCCACTTTGACAGCTCATATAAAATTGGGATTATATTAGGAGTAATTTCACCAGCCTTTGCTTCTCTGTACACCATTTGTAATCAAAAGCTAGTCAGAACCTATGACAGCAAACTCATCAACTATTATCAAATGATTTCGGGAACAGTGGTTTTGGGATTATTATTACCCATTTACTTGCATTATTTTCCTGAAAAAAGTGTCATTCCTAGCTTTAAAAATACCATTTATTTATTTTTACTGGCAGGGTTTTGCACAGTTTTTATATACATCACTTTTACAGAAATTTTAAAGAAGCTTTCTGCATTTACCGTTAACCTCAGTTTAAATTTGGAACCGCTTTACGCAATTATTATTGCATTTATATTCTTTAATGAAGGCAGAGAAGTTAACTTGTCATTTTATATAGGTTTGTTTTTCGTGATGCTATCGGTTGTAATACAGACCGTTATTTCACTGAAGAGGTCTAAATAA
- the mobC gene encoding conjugal transfer protein MobC, translated as MQGEDDLRGLAKIMAFMRAVSIILVLMHLYWFCYGFFALQQWTLELINKILHNFNKTAGLFSQPIYSKLFAIVLLALSCLGTKGVKNEKITWKKISIVFSIGFVLFFLNVILLQYASSFTPVLYILSTGSGYILLMQAGVWISRLLKHNLMTDVFNSENESFQQETNLLYNEYSVNLPTKFYYQGNWHQGWINVVNPFRATVVLGTPGSGKSYAIVNNYIRQHIEKGFSMYIYDFKFDDLSTIAYNHLLNHSDAYTVKPKFYIINFDDPRKSHRCNPLNPNFMTDISDAYEAAYTSMLNLNRSWIQKQGDFFVESPIILLAAIIWFLKIYENGRYCTFPHAIELLNKKYEEVFTILTSYSELENYLSPFMDAWQGGAQDQLQGQIASAKIPLSRMISPQLYWVMTGDDFSLDINNPNEPKILCVGNNPDRQNIYSAALGLYNSRIVKLINKKGQLKSSVIIDELPTIYFRGLDNLIATARSNKVSICLGFQDFSQLTRDYGDKESKVIQNTVGNIFSGQVVGETAKTLSERFGKVLQKRQSISINRNDTSTSISTQLDSLIPASKISILTQGFFVGAVSDNFDERIEQKIFHSEIVVDTAKLSQETQNNQKIPLIRSFIDEDGNDSMTKQIQDNYKEIKTDILSIVTNEMNRIKNDPDLQYLIKND; from the coding sequence ATGCAGGGTGAAGACGATTTAAGAGGACTTGCCAAAATCATGGCGTTTATGCGAGCGGTTAGCATAATTTTAGTACTAATGCATCTCTATTGGTTTTGTTACGGATTTTTTGCACTGCAACAATGGACACTGGAGCTCATCAATAAAATACTTCATAATTTTAATAAGACAGCAGGCCTTTTTTCTCAACCTATTTATTCTAAACTGTTCGCAATAGTTTTACTGGCTTTGAGTTGCCTCGGGACAAAGGGAGTCAAAAATGAAAAGATCACTTGGAAAAAAATTAGCATTGTTTTTTCTATCGGTTTTGTCTTATTCTTTTTAAACGTAATCCTGTTACAATATGCCAGCAGTTTTACTCCTGTACTTTATATCCTATCAACTGGATCTGGATATATTCTCCTAATGCAGGCAGGGGTTTGGATAAGCCGTCTTCTGAAGCATAACTTAATGACGGATGTTTTTAACAGTGAGAATGAAAGTTTTCAGCAGGAAACTAACTTACTCTATAATGAATACTCAGTTAATCTTCCCACAAAATTCTATTATCAGGGAAACTGGCATCAGGGATGGATTAATGTAGTCAATCCGTTTCGCGCGACCGTTGTTTTAGGAACACCAGGCTCAGGAAAATCATACGCCATTGTCAACAACTATATCAGACAGCATATTGAAAAAGGTTTTTCTATGTACATCTATGATTTTAAATTCGATGATTTGTCTACCATTGCGTACAACCATCTTCTGAATCATTCCGATGCTTATACAGTAAAGCCTAAATTCTATATCATCAATTTTGACGACCCTAGAAAAAGCCATCGGTGTAACCCCTTAAATCCTAATTTTATGACAGATATTTCAGATGCATATGAAGCTGCCTATACCAGCATGCTGAACTTGAATAGAAGCTGGATCCAGAAACAAGGCGACTTCTTTGTCGAAAGCCCCATTATATTATTAGCTGCAATCATATGGTTTCTTAAAATTTATGAAAACGGCAGATACTGCACTTTTCCACACGCTATTGAACTGCTAAACAAAAAATATGAAGAGGTCTTTACGATATTAACATCTTATTCCGAATTAGAGAACTACCTCTCTCCTTTTATGGATGCATGGCAAGGAGGTGCACAGGATCAGTTGCAGGGGCAAATCGCATCGGCAAAGATTCCTTTATCAAGAATGATCTCACCACAATTGTATTGGGTAATGACCGGAGACGATTTTTCTTTGGATATCAATAATCCGAATGAACCTAAAATATTGTGCGTTGGAAATAACCCTGATCGTCAGAACATCTATTCTGCTGCTCTTGGGCTATACAATTCAAGAATTGTTAAGTTGATCAATAAAAAAGGACAGTTGAAAAGTTCTGTCATTATTGACGAGCTTCCCACTATTTATTTCAGAGGCTTGGATAACTTAATTGCTACTGCCAGAAGCAATAAAGTTTCTATATGTCTTGGGTTTCAGGATTTTTCCCAGCTGACAAGAGATTATGGAGACAAGGAAAGTAAAGTTATTCAGAATACGGTCGGCAATATTTTCAGCGGTCAGGTGGTTGGGGAAACAGCAAAAACCTTATCCGAACGTTTTGGGAAAGTGCTGCAAAAAAGACAAAGTATATCCATCAATAGGAATGATACCTCTACCTCCATCTCTACCCAATTGGATAGTCTTATTCCAGCTTCGAAGATTTCTATCTTGACCCAGGGATTTTTTGTCGGTGCTGTATCAGATAATTTTGATGAAAGGATAGAACAGAAGATTTTTCATTCAGAGATTGTTGTGGATACTGCTAAACTTTCTCAAGAAACGCAAAACAATCAGAAGATACCGCTGATCCGATCCTTTATTGACGAAGACGGAAATGATTCGATGACCAAACAGATTCAAGATAATTACAAAGAAATTAAGACTGATATTCTCAGCATCGTCACGAATGAGATGAATCGAATAAAAAATGATCCTGATTTGCAGTATTTAATCAAAAATGATTAA
- a CDS encoding RteC domain-containing protein translates to MVTKTIFKRTSQLLEELDEKINEVYADGNDMIKISEKALLIIDESIRKLKLLVSNHHFDHIAEEVLFFKKLKPQFISKFIYYSSVLDIEAHKPAAGNKTLKKYYEAEQEKLKNFYLEHSEFYSYYKREATYLDHKIFVRNSYDLKMKLSSGFYNYDPNFTTSHDHMIARFISNQQFDQYLKRQIDNSNDSITAKIFSPLTWSGSKVGLIELIYALYQMRCFNGGNIELSEVIKFVEKSLDCDLGNFHKTVFEIRNRKQGPTKFLQLVGDNLNQHFMTNEAE, encoded by the coding sequence ATGGTAACAAAAACTATTTTTAAAAGAACTTCACAGTTATTGGAAGAACTGGATGAAAAGATTAACGAAGTCTACGCAGATGGAAATGATATGATCAAAATTTCTGAAAAGGCTTTACTCATCATTGACGAGTCTATAAGGAAATTGAAACTTCTGGTTTCCAACCATCATTTTGATCATATTGCTGAAGAAGTACTTTTTTTTAAGAAGCTAAAACCACAGTTTATTTCAAAATTTATTTATTACTCTTCGGTACTGGATATTGAGGCCCATAAGCCTGCTGCAGGAAATAAAACATTAAAAAAATATTATGAGGCAGAGCAGGAGAAGTTAAAAAACTTCTATTTGGAACATTCCGAATTCTACAGCTATTATAAACGTGAGGCGACTTATCTCGACCATAAAATATTTGTCCGTAATTCCTATGATTTGAAAATGAAGCTATCATCAGGTTTTTACAACTATGATCCCAATTTTACGACATCACACGATCATATGATCGCCAGATTTATTTCCAATCAGCAATTTGATCAGTATTTAAAAAGGCAGATTGATAATTCTAATGATAGCATAACAGCAAAAATATTTTCTCCTCTTACATGGTCAGGATCGAAGGTTGGTCTTATAGAACTGATCTATGCCCTTTACCAGATGCGTTGTTTTAATGGGGGCAATATAGAATTAAGTGAAGTCATAAAATTTGTTGAAAAGTCATTGGATTGCGATTTGGGCAATTTCCATAAAACTGTCTTTGAAATCCGTAACAGGAAACAGGGACCCACCAAATTCCTTCAACTGGTTGGTGACAATCTCAATCAGCATTTTATGACTAATGAAGCTGAGTAA
- a CDS encoding helix-turn-helix domain-containing protein, producing the protein MKKFYYFLVLFSAFSQFLFSQQEKEKTFSEIRKPYEKMVIDDIHAMPYVKLYIEKAKNESNFSKLIQGYRDGRQFDYQNKMKYADSALAVSLQHGSQDDISKEYLSKGIIYYFYQKKYKLALNEYLNAYKYSKGSKDQYHKYKVLYHLGIVKSHLGYYDEAMNHFLDCAAFYRLRLNENHHENEKFNYEKAYLNCLHQLTVLNRYLNNFSKSDSLSMLGYRLTAEDGDFALEKSYFLKCIGISRYHKKDYTGAHTYLQKSLPTILNRNDFAWASVVYFYMGKTYEAQNNIESAVRCYEKIDSIFNRHDFILPEVYKSYHYLIDQYKNKDVNKQLYYTNQLLKSDSLISKDFPYLSSKLHKDFDRRKLMDAKEEIEKSSGKKIVIAQILIISGSLLLVFFVVRHRKDQKIKKQYNLLQKRMADGTYNIKDIIKEDLTEFSIRKTSLTPEMTTEIKEKLQKFEQEDQFRKKGITQNSIALKLGTNAHYLSVYINEQKGMNFNKYMAELRINYITNLLNTNTKYLNYTIEALAEECGIAARQNFSNLFFDINGIRPTDYIRNRKKELGIS; encoded by the coding sequence ATGAAAAAGTTTTATTACTTTCTCGTCTTATTTTCTGCATTTTCACAATTTTTATTTTCACAACAGGAAAAGGAAAAAACGTTCAGTGAGATCAGAAAGCCATATGAAAAAATGGTAATAGATGACATTCATGCAATGCCCTATGTAAAACTGTACATTGAGAAAGCAAAAAATGAGAGTAATTTTTCAAAGTTGATTCAAGGGTATAGAGACGGAAGACAGTTTGACTATCAAAACAAAATGAAGTATGCTGACAGTGCACTTGCTGTTAGCTTGCAGCATGGGAGTCAAGATGATATCAGTAAAGAATACCTGAGCAAGGGAATCATCTACTATTTTTATCAAAAGAAATATAAGTTAGCTTTAAATGAGTACCTTAATGCATATAAATATTCAAAAGGTTCAAAAGATCAGTACCATAAGTATAAAGTCCTCTATCATTTAGGAATTGTAAAAAGTCATTTGGGCTACTATGATGAAGCAATGAATCATTTTCTGGACTGCGCTGCGTTTTACAGGTTAAGGTTAAATGAAAACCATCACGAAAATGAAAAGTTCAATTATGAGAAGGCATATCTGAACTGCTTACATCAATTGACCGTACTCAACAGATACCTTAATAATTTTTCCAAGAGCGACAGTTTAAGTATGTTGGGCTACCGTTTAACTGCGGAAGATGGAGATTTTGCTTTAGAAAAAAGTTATTTCCTCAAATGCATAGGAATTTCCAGATATCACAAAAAAGACTATACAGGTGCTCATACTTATTTACAAAAATCCTTACCCACTATCCTCAACAGAAACGATTTCGCCTGGGCTTCAGTCGTCTATTTTTATATGGGTAAAACTTATGAAGCGCAGAATAATATCGAAAGTGCGGTGAGATGCTATGAAAAGATAGATTCTATTTTCAATAGGCATGATTTTATATTACCTGAGGTATATAAGAGTTATCATTATCTTATAGATCAATATAAAAATAAGGATGTCAATAAACAGCTTTACTATACCAATCAGCTTTTAAAGTCTGACAGTTTAATCAGCAAAGATTTTCCTTATTTATCTTCAAAACTTCATAAAGATTTTGACAGGCGAAAGTTAATGGATGCAAAAGAAGAGATAGAGAAGTCCAGCGGAAAAAAAATTGTAATCGCTCAGATCTTGATTATTTCAGGAAGTCTGCTCCTTGTATTTTTTGTTGTGCGACACAGAAAAGATCAAAAAATTAAAAAACAATATAATCTGCTACAAAAGAGAATGGCGGATGGAACTTATAATATCAAAGATATTATAAAGGAAGACCTGACAGAATTTTCAATAAGAAAAACCTCTCTTACTCCAGAAATGACCACAGAGATTAAAGAAAAGCTTCAGAAGTTTGAGCAGGAAGACCAGTTCAGAAAAAAAGGAATTACACAGAATAGCATTGCCTTAAAGTTAGGAACTAATGCCCATTATCTGTCTGTTTATATCAATGAGCAAAAAGGAATGAATTTTAATAAATATATGGCTGAACTGCGAATCAATTACATTACAAATTTACTCAACACCAATACAAAATATCTAAATTATACCATCGAAGCTTTGGCTGAAGAATGCGGTATCGCTGCACGGCAAAACTTTTCAAATTTGTTTTTCGATATCAACGGTATCCGGCCAACAGACTATATAAGAAATCGAAAAAAGGAGCTGGGTATTAGTTGA
- a CDS encoding MauE/DoxX family redox-associated membrane protein → MKNIKTIFIKIVSCFFILLFVYASVSKLLDFENFQVQIAQSPLLSAYAGVISYAVIILELIIVLLLIFPNSRLTGLYLSTALMSAFTVYIFLILNYSDFVPCSCGGILEKMGWTEHLIFNLVCFLLGVISIIKKEDSKRKYILLAFTNLFSILLVITLFFSSEYIIKKENNFTRRFTHHPIIEEGSIDLKVNSYYFAGNDDNHLYLANLTSPFRIIKIDRSFRKFDTIAITPSTKHRFRKLKYSIQYNSLFAYDGSVPIIYRSALDSLDKPTQEISYRDIFFNHLTATSRNSFFLSTDNSKRETLIAALSTQNEHHTKMSNFPLTAKKDGGFDVDGKLLFDNSTGKAYYMFYYRNQILEVDSNLQLHSRMKTIDTITKAQINIKTLSDGTKKMIAPPMVVNQNMEVHKGLIFNISNLKGKHESNDLWKKNSIVDIYTTEPAGYWAVYM, encoded by the coding sequence ATGAAAAACATTAAAACTATTTTTATCAAAATTGTTTCCTGCTTTTTTATTCTATTGTTTGTTTATGCAAGTGTGAGTAAATTACTAGATTTTGAAAATTTTCAAGTTCAAATAGCTCAGTCTCCATTACTAAGTGCATATGCAGGTGTTATTTCTTATGCTGTTATTATCTTAGAATTAATTATTGTATTGTTATTAATTTTTCCAAACAGTAGATTAACTGGATTATACTTATCCACTGCCCTAATGTCAGCATTTACAGTCTATATATTTCTCATTTTAAATTACAGTGACTTTGTCCCTTGCTCATGTGGAGGAATCTTGGAAAAAATGGGATGGACTGAACATCTGATTTTTAACTTGGTGTGCTTTTTATTAGGGGTAATTTCCATTATAAAAAAGGAGGACTCTAAGAGAAAATATATTTTGCTGGCATTCACAAATCTATTCAGTATCTTATTAGTGATAACTTTATTTTTTTCCTCAGAGTATATCATTAAAAAAGAGAATAATTTCACAAGAAGATTTACTCACCATCCAATCATTGAAGAGGGATCAATTGATCTTAAGGTTAACTCATATTACTTTGCTGGAAATGATGATAATCACTTGTATCTCGCAAATCTGACCAGTCCTTTTAGAATTATTAAAATTGACAGATCATTTAGAAAATTTGATACCATTGCAATAACTCCTTCAACAAAACATCGTTTTCGTAAATTAAAATATTCTATTCAGTATAATAGCCTGTTCGCATATGATGGTAGTGTTCCGATAATTTATCGATCAGCATTAGATTCATTAGATAAGCCAACTCAAGAGATTAGTTACAGAGATATTTTTTTTAATCATTTAACAGCTACTTCAAGGAATTCATTTTTTTTAAGCACAGATAATTCAAAACGTGAAACATTAATTGCAGCATTGTCAACACAAAATGAACATCACACCAAAATGAGCAATTTTCCATTGACAGCAAAAAAAGATGGAGGTTTTGATGTTGATGGAAAACTATTATTTGATAATAGTACAGGTAAAGCTTATTATATGTTTTACTACAGGAACCAAATACTGGAAGTCGACTCTAACTTACAACTTCATTCACGTATGAAAACTATCGATACTATTACGAAAGCACAGATAAACATTAAGACTTTAAGTGATGGCACAAAAAAGATGATCGCGCCTCCAATGGTTGTGAATCAAAATATGGAAGTTCATAAGGGTTTAATCTTTAATATTTCTAATCTAAAAGGTAAACATGAGTCTAATGACCTATGGAAGAAAAACTCAATAGTTGATATTTATACTACTGAGCCCGCGGGTTATTGGGCAGTATATATGTAG
- a CDS encoding DUF6520 family protein encodes MKNLKTLLLPAFVLLAGAGSAFATHLEKNDNLAIIRGYVFREGETPECVNSLKDCDTSGSFTCTADIGMGSEDLYQLNGTVCPNKLTHTQPN; translated from the coding sequence ATGAAAAATTTAAAAACACTCCTATTGCCAGCATTTGTACTGCTTGCAGGAGCAGGTAGCGCGTTCGCTACGCATTTAGAAAAAAATGACAATTTAGCCATTATTAGAGGCTATGTGTTCAGAGAAGGTGAAACACCGGAATGTGTTAACAGCTTAAAGGACTGCGACACTTCAGGGTCATTCACTTGTACAGCAGATATTGGTATGGGTTCTGAAGATCTCTATCAATTGAATGGAACAGTTTGTCCCAACAAATTAACCCATACTCAACCAAACTAA
- a CDS encoding alpha/beta hydrolase family protein, producing MKAILIGVSLIFFCLLHSQNKDQVIPDSLQRHYYNVSFPRISPNEQYITFNKAYDRSSDTVVLINRNNRDSVIFESGKVLANSINFTSNNNLMMRHGKNFQLLILPSLEMKVWEDVRNYYWLPDVKLILILQERKLKILNENGEENNVVNNVISVDKIDDVLYFITEEDKKKYSLYEWNLKQNKKIYSSSNSKIEVKYRDQDGLFILEQDENSKKGQLIYMSSTDHKLFLCNDFMDSVNFSEISKLNDGKYFIHFFPELKSRSKDEVEVWYGNDNKIQTKFYEDYIGKYFIWSPREEYSYEILNERLTHHAFIGNNRYLLSFDPYYQHDYTKRFQTFNLHRYDTLLDKYDFMINSGSMVFSDDAGKWILTYQNKEKWILYEVGTLNSYEIQLDTHENAYFSKDGKRILFEGMGELFEYDIQKKKLNRFPLKPGFRAKIKNGTMQNVSSSYNIYRSSYDASNPVIIELYDRDQIKNAWMSFNGKEAKDIIDVTDDDITAVDWNEGVKKLLYVKSNINKPPQLILKKHQKEEIVYKSNSLDKEAKNIFSKTILYKNSQGQSLQGILFYPVNFKEGKQYPMIVTIYQKLRYMKNKYLVDGIGMNPPTEGINVRNLLRKGYFVYMPDIVFDSCGTGRSALDCVTSAMNALQGYGFIDFKKVALIGHSHGGYETNFIATQSNLFATYISGAGNSDLVRSYHSFNYNFNRPFFWQFEDGQYEMPGSFVKNKMIYIDNSPIYHAERVQKPILLWTGKKDYNIFWEQTMEFYLGLRRNHKKVVALFYPNDEHSLSKNNNRIDLYSRISDWLDFYLKNKSVKWIDKMME from the coding sequence ATGAAAGCTATTTTAATTGGTGTGAGTCTAATATTCTTTTGTTTATTGCATTCACAAAATAAAGACCAGGTAATTCCTGATTCATTACAAAGGCACTATTATAATGTGAGTTTTCCCAGGATATCACCTAATGAGCAATATATAACTTTTAATAAAGCATATGACAGAAGTTCGGATACGGTGGTACTTATCAATAGAAATAATAGAGATTCAGTTATTTTTGAAAGTGGAAAAGTGCTGGCTAATTCTATCAATTTCACCTCAAATAACAATTTGATGATGCGCCATGGTAAAAACTTTCAATTACTTATTTTACCATCTTTAGAAATGAAAGTTTGGGAAGATGTTAGAAATTATTATTGGCTTCCGGATGTTAAGTTAATATTGATATTGCAGGAAAGAAAACTCAAGATTCTAAATGAAAATGGGGAAGAGAATAATGTAGTAAATAATGTAATCAGCGTCGATAAAATAGATGATGTATTGTATTTCATCACGGAAGAGGATAAAAAAAAATACAGTCTTTATGAATGGAATCTAAAACAGAATAAAAAAATATATTCCTCATCTAACTCCAAAATTGAAGTTAAGTATCGCGATCAGGATGGTCTGTTTATTTTAGAACAGGATGAAAACAGCAAAAAAGGGCAGCTTATATACATGAGTTCAACGGATCATAAACTATTTCTGTGCAATGATTTTATGGATTCTGTTAATTTTAGCGAGATTTCAAAATTAAATGACGGTAAATATTTTATTCATTTCTTTCCTGAACTTAAATCTAGATCTAAAGATGAGGTAGAGGTGTGGTATGGGAACGATAATAAAATCCAAACAAAATTTTATGAGGATTATATTGGTAAATATTTTATCTGGTCTCCCAGAGAAGAATATTCTTATGAGATTTTAAATGAAAGGCTGACCCATCATGCTTTCATAGGGAATAACAGATATTTACTTTCATTTGATCCCTATTATCAACATGATTACACGAAACGTTTTCAGACATTCAATTTACACAGGTATGATACGCTGCTTGATAAATATGATTTTATGATTAATTCCGGCTCAATGGTATTTAGTGATGACGCTGGAAAATGGATTTTAACATATCAGAACAAAGAAAAATGGATATTGTATGAAGTAGGAACTTTAAACTCTTATGAGATACAATTGGATACTCATGAAAATGCTTATTTTTCTAAAGATGGGAAGAGAATTCTTTTTGAGGGGATGGGGGAGTTATTTGAATATGACATACAGAAAAAGAAGCTGAATAGATTTCCTCTTAAACCAGGTTTCAGAGCTAAAATAAAAAATGGAACAATGCAAAATGTTTCATCTTCTTATAATATTTACCGTAGCAGTTATGATGCAAGTAATCCCGTTATTATTGAACTTTATGATAGGGATCAAATAAAAAACGCCTGGATGTCTTTTAATGGTAAGGAGGCAAAAGATATTATAGACGTCACAGATGATGATATAACTGCTGTAGATTGGAATGAGGGAGTGAAAAAATTACTCTATGTCAAAAGTAATATCAATAAACCTCCTCAGCTGATTTTAAAAAAGCATCAGAAGGAAGAAATTGTTTACAAAAGTAATTCTCTTGACAAGGAGGCTAAAAATATTTTTTCCAAGACTATATTATATAAAAATAGCCAGGGGCAGTCATTACAGGGAATTCTATTTTATCCGGTCAACTTTAAAGAGGGTAAGCAATATCCTATGATTGTTACAATCTACCAAAAACTCAGATATATGAAAAATAAGTATCTGGTTGACGGTATTGGAATGAATCCTCCAACAGAAGGTATTAATGTGCGTAACCTGTTAAGAAAAGGATATTTCGTATATATGCCTGATATAGTTTTTGATTCTTGCGGAACCGGTAGATCTGCCTTAGATTGTGTCACCAGCGCTATGAATGCGCTTCAAGGTTATGGCTTTATAGATTTTAAGAAAGTAGCACTAATAGGACATTCACATGGAGGATATGAAACTAATTTTATCGCTACTCAATCCAACCTGTTTGCAACCTATATTTCTGGGGCTGGAAACAGTGATTTGGTTAGATCCTATCATTCATTCAATTATAATTTCAATAGGCCTTTTTTCTGGCAATTTGAAGATGGACAGTATGAAATGCCGGGCTCTTTCGTTAAGAATAAAATGATATATATTGACAATAGCCCAATTTACCATGCCGAAAGGGTTCAAAAACCAATTCTTCTCTGGACTGGCAAAAAGGATTATAATATTTTTTGGGAGCAGACAATGGAATTCTATTTAGGACTTAGACGAAATCATAAAAAAGTTGTTGCTCTTTTTTATCCTAATGATGAGCACAGCTTATCAAAAAATAATAATCGCATTGACCTATACAGTAGGATTTCCGACTGGTTAGATTTTTATCTGAAGAATAAAAGTGTCAAATGGATAGATAAAATGATGGAATAA